In Pseudomonadota bacterium, the sequence TCATGTTCACACGTTGACTATCGAGAATGCTACGGACGACACTCGACTTGATACCAAAATTAGTATTCTCCGGAATAACGCCATGCTCATCTATTGCAAATTTTAAATCTAATTTTGCAACAGCAACCGCTATGACATTTCCAAATTCATCGAGAATGGGTCCGCCACTGTTCCCTGGTTGTAGTGCTGCATCAATTTGAATTTGTGAAAAATTATTTCCTAGTCCAGACTGAGCACTGACAATACCTTTCGTAATTTTTATAGCTGAATTAAATGTCTCCCCAAACGGGAATCCCGCAACATAGACATCCTCCATCAACCCGGGGTTATCACGCCTAATAGGAAACACATGATCCGGGGAAAAATCACCCTTCAATAAAGCTAAATCATTCTGCGTGTCGTAAGCTACAATCGTGACTGGGACAGCAACACCCTTATGGTGAATCACAACATTCTGACAGCCTTTGATCACATGATTGTTTGTAATGACATAGCCTTCTCGTGATACTGCAAAGCCACTGCCTGAGGAAGCCTGTAGCAGATCATTACTATCCGCTCTGCGTTGTTCTTCTACTGTAGGCCACTCGATGGCTACGCCGTCTCTGAATTCACCGACATATTTATCGCCATTTGCAGATGTTAAGGTGCCTTGACCGTGATACTTATCGTGTCTCCATTCACCGACATATTTGTCACCATTTGCATATGTTAAGGTGCCTTGACCGCGATACTTATCGTCTCTGAATTCACCGACATACTGAGCACCATTTGCATATGTGTAGGTGCCTTGACCGTGGAACTTGTCGTCCCTGAATTCACCAACATACTGGGCACCTGCCCATTGTGATTCAGAACCAAACATAAAGATACCTTGACCGTGCTTCTTATCGTCTCTGAAATCACCGACATACTGGTTACCATCTGCATATGTGTAGGTGCCTTGACAGTTATGCCAACGCACTTCAAGATCTTGTGGGCATAGAGGTAACGCATATTCCGCTCCACGCTGTTCTTCTACTGAAGGCCCCTCGATGGCTACGCCGTCTCTGAATTCACCGACATATTTATCGCCAGTTGCAGATGTTAAGGTGCCTTGACCGTGATACTTGTCGTGTCTCCATTCACCGGCATATTTGTCACCATTTGCATATGTGAAGGTACCTTGGCCGTGATACTTGTCGTCTCTGAATTCACCGACATACTGAGCACCATTTGCATGTGTGTAAGTGCCTTGACCGTGGTACTTGTCGTCTCTGAATTCACCGA encodes:
- a CDS encoding trypsin-like peptidase domain-containing protein — its product is MCRDESRSYQVRFEQVTYVMNKLLLLIATMTCVSSAYALPPCPQDLEVRWHNCQGTYTYADGNQYVGEFRDDKKHGQGIFIFGSESQWAGAQYVGEFRDDKYHGQGTYILANGDKYVGEFRDDKKHGQGIFIFGSESQWTGAQYVGEFRDDKYHGQGTYTHANGAQYVGEFRDDKYHGQGTFTYANGDKYAGEWRHDKYHGQGTLTSATGDKYVGEFRDGVAIEGPSVEEQRGAEYALPLCPQDLEVRWHNCQGTYTYADGNQYVGDFRDDKKHGQGIFMFGSESQWAGAQYVGEFRDDKFHGQGTYTYANGAQYVGEFRDDKYRGQGTLTYANGDKYVGEWRHDKYHGQGTLTSANGDKYVGEFRDGVAIEWPTVEEQRRADSNDLLQASSGSGFAVSREGYVITNNHVIKGCQNVVIHHKGVAVPVTIVAYDTQNDLALLKGDFSPDHVFPIRRDNPGLMEDVYVAGFPFGETFNSAIKITKGIVSAQSGLGNNFSQIQIDAALQPGNSGGPILDEFGNVIAVAVAKLDLKFAIDEHGVIPENTNFGIKSSVVRSILDSQRVNMIQEADSVVNKRQLSDQITKGTYYISCWMTSAQMQEMTEEKVMFENIE